In Candidatus Hydrogenedentota bacterium, the genomic window CGGGTCCATGATGTGGCAGGCCATGTCGCCCAGGGAACCGCCGCCGAAGTCCAGCCAGGCGCGCCAGTCGTGCGGGGCGAGCTTGTGGTTGTACGGGCGCCAGGGCGCGCAGCCGATCCAGCGGTCCCAGTCAAGGTTTTCGGGCGTCTTCTCCGGGGGCAGGGGCTCCGTCATCCCCTGGTTGTCCCACACCGGGCGGTGCGTCCAGATGTGCGCCTCGCGCACGTCGCCGATGGCGCCGCTCCAGATCATCTCGCACAGGGTGCGCACGCCGTTCCCGCAGTGGCCCTGGTTGCCCATCTGCGACATCACCCCCGTCTCCTTCGCCGTGTTCTTCAGCAGGCGCGCCTCGGCGACGGTGTGCGTCAGCGGCTTCTGCACGTAGACGTGCTTGCCCATCTTCATGGCCATGTACGCCGCCGGGGCGTGGGTGTGGTCCGGCGTCGAGATGGTCACCGCGTCAATCTCGGGCATCGCCTCGAGCATGTTGCGGTAGTCTTTGAACTTCTTCGCGTTGGGCAGGCGGTAGAAGGCCTCCTCCGCGCGGTCCCAGTCCACGTCGCACAGGGCCACCACGTTCTCGCCCAGCTTGTGGCAGCTCATGATGTCCGACGTGCCCTTGCCGCCCGCGCCGATGGCGGCAATGTTCAGCTTCTCGTTCGGCGACTCCTTGCCCGGCACCACCCGCGCCGTGTTCGGCTTGTCGGCGGCCCCCGCCGCGCCCACCGCCACAGTGGTGGTGGCCGCCGCGATGAACGCCCTGCGTGTAAGCATTCCCTGATCCATTGACCAATTCCTTTGTTGGGGTTGAGGGGAAAAACACAAACTTGCGGACATGATAGCACGCCGCCGTTTTGACCTCCACATGCCGCAATTTGGGGTTTTACAAATGCGCTCCCCCCCCTGCCCCCCCGCAAGCAGGGGGGAATAAGTGGGAGTGCAAGCAGGGGGGATAAAAGAGACGCAAGCAATGGAGATAAAATAGATGCAAGCAGGGGCAGCAGTGAGTCAAGCGTAGTGAAGTGCCGTGTCATCTAGGCCAAACCCATGACTCTCCAATCCCCCCTGCTTGCGGGGGGGCAGGGGGGGGGATACTACCAGCAATGCCCAATATTGCGGCGGCGAAACTTGCCCCCCGCGCGTCCGGTCTATTCCCCGTTGAAAAGCAACCCCAAAGGAGCCCCGCCATGCGCCGCTTTTTCCCGCTTTGTGCGCTGTTATTGGTTTTGTGCCTCGGTTTTTCCGCCTGCCAGACCGCCGGCAAGGCCCCGGACGCCGCAAAGGCCCCGGCGGACGGCGGCTCGTTCAATGTGTCCGCCACGGCCACGGCGGACGACGCGAAACTGGCGGACAAGCCGAAAGAGGAGGCCCCGGCGCCTCTCCCGGCGGACCACTGGCTCGCGGGCACCAGCGACGCGCCGGATATGGTCCCCGCCACCATCGCGGCGCCCGCGCCGCGCGTGCTGCTGCGCGAGCACGGCCCGGCCTATCTGGAACAAATCGGCGACGAGCGGGTGCTTCACCTCAAGGGCACCCACTATGACATGGGCTTCCAGCACGGTGCGCTGATGAAGGACGAGATCATGGAGGCCTCGGCCAAGATTCTGGCCGTGGGCAACTTGTCCTGGAAGGGGAATTTCCAGGCGAGCCTGGACGAGGCGTGGAACCGCACCAGCCCCTTCCTCCCGGAGAAGTACAAGGAGGAAATCCGGGGCATGGCCGACGCGACGGGGCTCTCGGTGCAGCAGGTGCAGAACTTCACCATCTTCCCCGAGCTCTTCCACTGCAGCGGCTTCGCCCTGTGGGGCACGGCCACGGCGGACGGCGAGCTCCTGCACGGGCGCGTGCTGGACTACATGCGCTCGGCGGGGCTGGACAAGTATTCCCTGATCATCATCCAGGAGCCGGAGGGCGCGAACGCCTTTGTGAACGTCGCCTATTCGGGCATGATCGGCAGCGTCACCGGCATGAACGACCGGCAGATCGGCGTGGGCGAGATGGGCGGCGGCGGCGCTGAGAAATGGGACGGCATGCCCATGACCTTCCTCATCCGCGAGTGCCTGGAGTCCGGCAGCGTGCTGGACGACGTGGTGCGCATCATGCGCGACACGGCGCGGACCTGCCAGTACTACTATGTCATCAGCGACGCCAAGGCGGAGAACGGCCGGGGCATGGCCTACGGCGTGGCCGCGGAGACCGACGGCATCCAGTTCATCGGCCCGAACGAGTTCCACCCGCAGCTTCCCCTGCCGGTGGAGGACGCGGTGCTCCTCTCGGCGGGCGACCGCTACCGGGTGCTGGCGGAGCGCGCGAAAAAGATGCACGGGCAGTTCACCCCGCAACTGGCGCTGGACCTGATGGCCCGGGGCGTCTCCATGACCAGCAACATGCACAACGCCCTCTTCAAGCCGAAGACCATGGAGCTGTGGGTGGCGAACTCCACCGTGCGCCAGCCCGCCTGCAACCGCGCCTACCGCCACTACGACATCCGCGCCCTGATGGCCTCAAAGCCGGGGAAATAACCCCCGGACACGCCGCCGCGGGCACCTTTTCCTGCTCTTGCTTTTGCTCTTCATCTTGCTCCCGCTTAAAATCCCCCAACGATTTC contains:
- a CDS encoding Gfo/Idh/MocA family oxidoreductase, whose translation is MLTRRAFIAAATTTVAVGAAGAADKPNTARVVPGKESPNEKLNIAAIGAGGKGTSDIMSCHKLGENVVALCDVDWDRAEEAFYRLPNAKKFKDYRNMLEAMPEIDAVTISTPDHTHAPAAYMAMKMGKHVYVQKPLTHTVAEARLLKNTAKETGVMSQMGNQGHCGNGVRTLCEMIWSGAIGDVREAHIWTHRPVWDNQGMTEPLPPEKTPENLDWDRWIGCAPWRPYNHKLAPHDWRAWLDFGGGSLGDMACHIMDPAYMALKLVEATDYTVEVVMQRGRNSQTFPVVTTIKYSFPARGSMPPVDVYWYDGHEPDAAGQPVYNRPARPANVPADAVLGDKDLNGSFFVGDKCVLTAGEYGGEPRLLPVEHMKDYKFPDETIERIPDESPYFDWIRGCKTGKLPCSNFEYAGPFTEMVQFGNLVVKSGEKLHWDNVKGVVTNTANPEQIVSKEYRKGWELPC
- a CDS encoding peptidase C45 produces the protein MRRFFPLCALLLVLCLGFSACQTAGKAPDAAKAPADGGSFNVSATATADDAKLADKPKEEAPAPLPADHWLAGTSDAPDMVPATIAAPAPRVLLREHGPAYLEQIGDERVLHLKGTHYDMGFQHGALMKDEIMEASAKILAVGNLSWKGNFQASLDEAWNRTSPFLPEKYKEEIRGMADATGLSVQQVQNFTIFPELFHCSGFALWGTATADGELLHGRVLDYMRSAGLDKYSLIIIQEPEGANAFVNVAYSGMIGSVTGMNDRQIGVGEMGGGGAEKWDGMPMTFLIRECLESGSVLDDVVRIMRDTARTCQYYYVISDAKAENGRGMAYGVAAETDGIQFIGPNEFHPQLPLPVEDAVLLSAGDRYRVLAERAKKMHGQFTPQLALDLMARGVSMTSNMHNALFKPKTMELWVANSTVRQPACNRAYRHYDIRALMASKPGK